The genomic interval CATACAGATATTCTCCTTCATCGATGTGGAGAAGCTGGGTGCGAAAGGCAACCATCCAGAGGTGCCGCCGACGGCGGAGGATCTGTGCACGGTGTGCTACACGTCCGGGACGACGGGCAATCCGAAGGGCGTGATGCTCACCCACGGCAATGTGGTGGCCGGCGTCTGTTCTGTGATCCTGCAGATGGGCGACCATCGCATCCGTGCGGGTGATGTGATGGTGTCATTCCTGCCCCTGGCTCACATGTTCGAGCGGTGCTGCGAGAACGGAATGTACTATGTGGGTGGCTGTGTGGGCTTCTATTCCGGCGACATCAAGGAACTAACCAATGACCTCAAAATGCTGAAACCAACCGTAATGCCGGCAGTGCCTCGTCTTCTGAACCGCGTCTACGACAAGATCCAGAATGATATCTCAGCCTCTGGACTGAAGAGGGGTCTCTTCAACATGGCCATGCGCGCCAAGGAGAAGGAGATCGCCAGGGGTGTCCTGCGGAGGAACGGCTGCTGGGACAAGTTGGTCTTCAAGAAGGTGCATCAGGCCTTTGGCGGAAACCTCCGTTTGATGGTCGTGGGCTCCGCCCCATTGGCTGGAAATGTCCTGACCTTCATGCGCTGTGCTCTGGGCTGCTTGGTCCTGGAAGGATATGGACAAACGGAGTGCACGGGGGCCATTACCCTCACTGTTCAGGGAGATCATGTGCCCAACCATGTGGGACCACCCGTGTCCTGCAATGCTGTGAAACTGGTGGATGTGCCGGAGATGGAGTACTTCGCCAATCAAAATACTGGCGAGGTGTGTGTACGCGGATCGAATGTGTTCCATGGGTAGGTAAACTAATACAAACATTATACTGctatttaataatttgaattttcgtATAGTTACTATAAGGATCCCGAAAAGACGGCAGAGGCCATCGATTCGGAGGGCTGGCATCACACGGGCGATGTGGGCATGTGGCTGCCAAATGGAACACTGCGGATCATCGATCGCCGCAAGCACATCTTCAAGCTTAGCCAGGGCGAGTACATAGTGCCTgagaaaatcgaaaatatctACACGCTCAGTCAATACGTTAATCAAGTTTATGTCTATGGAGAGAGCTTAAAGGTAATAACCAAAATTGGAAAGAAAACTTTGTTAGAGGAATATCCTACAATGCTCAAATTATTGATAAAAGAAACACTAAATTCGAGTTTGATACCTTAGTTGATTGGTAAATGTATTTTCCCAATGCTTTCAGAGCTGCATTATCGCTGTTGTCGTACCTGATACCGATGTACTGAAGCAATGGGCCACGGAGAACAATGTACGCGGCACACTCTCCGTCCTGTGCAATAATAAGAATGTCAAGGAACTGATCATGAACGACATGCTCAACTGGGGCAAGCAGAGTGGACTCAAGTCATTCGAACAAGTGAGCTTGTGCACCACCATATTATAGGTTTCGAGATAATATACGGGATATTCCATTTCAGGTAAAAGATATCTATCTGCATCCGGATCCTTTCTCGGTGCAAAACGGACTGCTGACGCCCACATTCAAAGCCAAGAGACCGCAGCTAAAGAGCTACTTTAAGCCGCAGCTGGAGGATATGTATAAACACCTGGATTAAAGCAATACCTATATACATACGTAGACATCAACAACGAATCAAACTCAAGAAACTGGAAAGCATTCATTCAATTATGCCTATACCGTTTTAAACTGATGATAACAAAGACTAcagataaagatacagatacgaaaTCAAACTATCTAATTTTGTAGTATCGTCAATTAGCAAGTAAGAGGAGCGCAAGATAcaccagatacagatacaataCACAAAAAAGATTTACACAACTTCAAACTGACAGGAGAATCCTTTTGGCAGCcgcattttttttatattatttaaccGAGAAGCGATCcctaattaatatattaactatatattttccttaaaCACTTATGATCTAATTCAAAGTGAATAGAAAACAATTGCGTAGTCTGAACCAAAACATATATCTATAACATATTGAgcaaaaagaataaaaagaaAGCTTTAATTAACTATTGTATACTAAACTCAACTCTAGAACGAAACTAAAGTGAAGAATCAAATTTTTAACTATGTATTAGATACGCTAAACTAAATTAAAGGGAATGAGTGTTTATCGCAAATGCTGAGGAAATACTATTAACATACAAATGAACGCCAATCGAGAAGCAGATTAAACCTAATAATGAAGATGGAAATGATCCACGTCTTTGGACTGCACTGTCTGCCTTACAAAAtaccaaatgaaaatttattaataaattgctAAAATAGTGAACTATTTCATAATAAGAGCTAAACAATAAAGTAAAGCAGCattgtaataaaaattttaaatagatTCTTTATGTAGATACGAAAGCCAGATAACTCtgaataatttgaaataaaacaaatataaaggAAATTCTGAGTTTTTGAAAACTTTATTTGAATTGGCGTTGCCACCTAACGCAAATACGCAATCGCCAAAGCTTTCTGTGGGTAAAGTTGCCTGACCATCCCAAATAAATCCTTAATAAAATAAGCTGAATTAATTACTATTTACTCCACTTTTTAATACATTTGACAAACTTTCAACTTAAAGGCGCGTTCTTTTATGTATGTAGTTTGATGACATTTAATTTcagcttaatttaattagtggCCATGGCTTTTGGAATGCAAGACAAGAAAATCGTTTGAAATCGAGCTAGAAAAACAATTCAGACATTAGTGagctgttttctttttgtgttgGGTTTACGTGTTCAATCGCATCATgttctaattaaaatgtacaaatgTGTTAATTTGTTATTTCGGAGATGGCTCTTAGCTAAGTAAACAAGTGTGTATCCACGATATTTAAATTCACTAATTCACGTTGATCACAGCTCGCCATGCTTGGGCTCATGAGAAGGTGTCACAGTGGTGGCCTCCACCGAATCGTCAGCCGAATCATCGACTGCCGAGTCCCTGCTATGCGAATTCTCATGATCCTCGATGCGAGACATCAGGGTCTTCAGCTCAGCATCGTAGTCCTTCCACTCGGGCACAATCCTCTGTGCGGCCGTGAGCTTGGCCTCCTTGGTCTGTGGGTTGTTGCACAAATCAATCACTTTAGCACTTTTAAAGTTGCTGTCGCTGCACCACGTTTGGCACCAAAGCCAGTCGTCGGGCAGGGATTTGATGGCGACCTGGTGGATCATGTTGTTGGGCAAGTCCTGATCCAAATTGGATAAACTGTTTGGATCCTGGCTAAGTGCCTGGTACTGGCCTCTTAGTCTGTCTCCTGCCGCAATCTTGCGAAATCTCTTCAAGTCCACCACGTACAAAGCGGAAATGTGGTAACGCCTGCCCATTAGATGGCTTCGCCAGTATCCCTGTTTCCAGAATCGGAAGCCCTCCATCTCTTTGCGGGAATCGCAGAATGGCGTGTAGGCATAGGGCGCCCCTCCGAGGTCCATATCATACAACTCCTTTATATCTGTTCTTACGATGGCATCGGCATccacaaaaataatttttctcaCATTCAGTGGGAACAGCACATCGAGGAAAAGGATCTTGTAGCCCCAAATGGTCCTCTGTTTTTCCGTTTGCTGATGCAGCCAACGGGGCCATTTGTACTGGACCAACTCGTATTGGAAGTTGTACTCACTGGCCATGTGAGGAAGGAAATCCGTAAATTGCGGGGAGAGGTAGTTCTTCAAAAACCAGAACTTCACAGGCGATTTTGTGTGCTTTAGCAGTGAAACCATCATGATCCTTAGAAGACGTTCGTAGAGATGTCCTGATGCCACAGAAAAAATGTTGATGGTTTCCGCATCCTCATCAGGGGCTGGCTGGTTAGCATTACTGCCACCAAAACTGCTGGCAATGCTGTTCCAAATGCCCGATTGCGCTGCCTGTTCGTTGTCATCTGACAGAAGTTCCGCCTGCTGCATGCCTGGCTTCTTAGACACCCTTAATTTGACAACATGAGATCGCAAGGACGTTATAAGAACTTGAACTTCAGAAGCTCCAGTGGAATGATGAGTATTTGTTCCTTCAATGTGGCTGATGGCATAAATATCCGCCGATTTGCCTTCACGTAAGCGTAGGGACCATGCACCTGGATTGGCCTTAAGTTGGAAATAACCCAAGTTCGCCATCACAATTGTATCTACCAAGGCAGGTTGACTCTGGGTACCCAGCACCAACTGCAGTCCTCTGGGCGGAGCTCCGCTAGCAGCATCAAAGCAGTGACCCTCCAACAGCAGATACTCCAAATCAAACTCGCTGTGCACGGGTCCACCAATATCGGTCAACTTAATGTTGTCCAAATCGTAAACTGCTCTTACAGCTTCGATCAGCCAGTTCTCTGGTACCTGCAGCTGCTGGGTCAGCAAAGGATTGGCCGGCAGTCCGCTGAATTTTGCCAAGGGACCATCGGATCGACCTCCATTCACTTCGAATTGCACCTCCGGCTCCACAACATATCTGTAGAAGTTCTTCACGGGCATATCGCTGTGCTGGGGGACGGGAATCAAGTATAAGTTTAATTGGCAGTTCAGCACTTGACGTAGCAAAATAAGTATCGGCGTTAGTTTTTGAGCTGCTCGGGAGGCGGGATCTAAAACAGCGGCAACATCAAAATGAGGAAGTTTCTCCTGTTTGGGCGGTAGTTTTACAACCGAGTGATCGGTTTTCAAGTCCGTTGGAAGCTTAAAGCGAGTTTTGGTTTGCCTGGGAAGCAAACTGGCATACAACTTGAGCAAAGTATCGCTTGTGAACTCCTCGCTGACATCTTGAGCAGATTCCTTGAGGACCTGACGCACTTTGTCGCCATACTGTAGAGAACTGAACCTGGCCAGCAAGGCGAAATCGGCGCTATCAAAGCTTTCATCCGAGAAAAGAGGGCCATAAAGCCGTCCATTACCGATTACCAAGCGTTGGGATTTATTTAGACCCAACACTCGCTGGGAATAAACTCTCAACATCTTCAGGTGCAGCTCTGTTGAACCCAGGATATCCTCGAGCTGAGATggtatttcaattttttcctTTGGTTTCTTTAGCCACTTGAGAACCTGCTCCGTGGCTTGTGTTGGTGGAAGACTCTGCATGGCAGCCCAGACCAGACGATTGAGATTCTTCTGGCTTGAAGCGGAAGAACTTTCAGTGTTAGGAATAAAAGCGACACGCACACTCTCTCCACTTTGAACATATTCGAGAGCGTGGGTGAGCAGTTCTCGACCCTGGTCAGTTTCCAAATCTGCAAACACCCAAATCGTAAGGAACTGCAGAGATGATCGGCCAATTAGCTCCGTAGActtcttgccaccaaagtaTTTAAGATTATCCATTAACGTAGCGGTCATATCCCGGTTAGACAGACGATTTAAAACTCCCACATTTCCTAAATTTTTGTAGGCCACGCCGTTAATATCAAGATATTTTACATCCTCCTGACTAAGAATTCTCTGATTTAATCTGGGCATCACGTGGGGTTGATTCATCAGATAATCAATGGCTACATCGCTGTCTGTCATTTCACCTTTGTACACAGCCTTTTGGAGATTGCTGGTTTGGGTCATTATTTCGGTAAAAATAGCCTCCTCGAAGTCGCTATCAGCGGTCACAACGTTGCTGGACATTGGAACACCATTCAACAGGGCCTGAGGTTGTCCCTTGTCTCCGAATCCCAGCCGCTGGATGAACTCCGTTGCGAGCTCCCTTCCATAATCGTACGTGGAATCTTCCTCGAGAAAATCCTCAGCCTTGGCAAAGCTTAAGGTTGTGAATTCCTTTGTCAGTTGCTTTACTATGTCCTTTTTCGAGACAACTTTGGTCTCACCAACTGCTGCGTAGATGTCCGTAAGGAAACTCAAAGCAGCTCGGGCATCCTTTTTCTGGCTCACATAGTTATAGGCACACGTGATAGCTACGTAATCTGCAAGATTGTCCTCATTGGCGTCCCTCGCATCAAAGACCAGACCCAAGCGAATGGGAGCTTGATGAATGACAAACGACTCTGAGAGCTTAATTACACTTCTGGCTGTGGGCTGCAGTGCATCTACCACCAGAACCAAGTTGAATACATTCTTTCGGATATTCCTCAACATGCCAGGAAACGTTGGACGCAAGAGATCCATCACCGATGAGGGCCACCTTCGATATTGCGCATCGTTCTCAATATCGTTGACCCATTGCACTGCAGTATCACGGATATCGATAGCGAATTCTTTTTTGCTGGAGGCCGTTAGATCTAAGGCGAGCAAGGAGCTGGCAAGGCTACCCCTAACATTATTACTGTGCAGGCTCTCAAGAACACGCATCTCCGAGCGCAACGTCTCAATCAGGGAATACAGATCCATGGTGTCCGCATCGAAGAACAGTCCGTTGATGAAAAGGGCACCATCAGGAGGCGCTACATTCAAGCTTCTACCAAATGCCTCCGTATTGTGCTTTACCTCCGCCCTTAAGCCATCCGTAACCTTGTGGGCCAGCAGGGTTCTGGCCAGCATGGGGAAATTATGCGCAGTGTATTGAAGAATTTGCAGAGTTTCATCTCCCTGTATTTCTGCAATGGCAGCTGCCGCCTGAAGACCCAAGTCCTGGAACTCCCAGGCTTTCAATTGGGCGATCTCATCATTCCCCTGGAGAAGCCTCTGACGCAGTTGATCAAGCGCTCTCTTAAGTGTAGGATGCTTCTGCTTTAGCACCTTGAAATCAAAGCCCTGGACATCCGATTCATTAGCCAGATCCTCGTCAGAAGTAGAACCCGCTTCGGGCTTGGGGGCATCATCCTGGCTCTTGTATTCCGTGGACTTCAAATGCAGTTCCACACCGTAGCCCGAAAGTCGTACCGGTCGTCTGTCCGTCTTGGCCAATTGATGACGCAGGATGTAACGAATCCGGCCAGCATTGGCTTCCTTTTCCAATAATTTGTGATAGATGCGGAATTGAGAGCTTCCCAAATCGCCGTACAGTACCACAGTGCGGGTATTGTTCTCACTGCCAGGAAAAATGTGATCAAAGCTATAGGTGACAACAGGAGCATCCAAGCTTTCCTTGGCGCGCGGCAGTTCCAGCTTCTTCTGCAGTTCGTTGGAGCTGCAGGCCAGTTCGGAACCCACTTGGGCAAAAGTGTAGCTCTGGCAAGAGCCACTGCTCCTCAGTTCCTCGGCCAACTGGAAGTGGGTCTGGATCCGAGGCGTCAAGCTGTGCATGGACACCACCAGCTTGATCAGGGGCAATTGAGGAGAGCTCACATGGCTCTTGACCAGCTCCAAGGCGGCATTGTACTGCTGCGACTCGGTAtctaaaaaacgaaaacgtaatcagcaaaaacattttctttttggggaAAGATCACATTATAGGGCCTTGGGATTGGAATATATACATAACAAATTAAGGTTcttgtattttaaattctaAACTATTAATTCATGTggtatttttttaacaaataccAAGGAGtagataaaataaattaaattgacaTTAAGTAGAATAAAGAAGCTCTTTAATGCGGGTTCTCCATGTCTTAGTTACACAAACCGTATTCATTAAGAACCGTGTCCAACTTGGTCACCCCCGAAACGTAATCCCAGAAAAGACCCGCCTGCTCATCGGCCAGATACTCGGCAATTTCCAGATACAGGGGCGTCTGCGTCCATTTCGCGTTGATCAGCGTGGTGATGGGATAACTCTGACTGGATTCCCCAGAAGTCGGCGTATATAGTGCTATGAGCaccacagacacacacaaagccACGGTACGTAACATGGTTTCCACTTGTTTTTAGAGGATTTTCACCACGCACATCACGGATACGGAATATAGAGATGAACTTAAGGCTTCCCTTCTCCGattatttcactttttaccAGTTTTTCGCTGGTTTTAGCCCAGTTTTCCTTAATTTGATTTAGAACTGATGTGGCGTTCGTTGCTGAACCGGCATGCCGCAGTGTGACCAGACAACATGGGGAAAGCAATCGCGgtgaaaaacatattttaatgtaAGTGCACAATAACAATATGCAAATTCTGTTCCATTcacataaaaaacaaattattgaAAAATCACATTTGTGCCATACCAAAATACAAAGTTTCTCTATTATAAAGTAATAGTAAGCGAACTCTTTAGTGGTATTTTCCCATACTCGTTGTGCGACTACTATCACtctaatttgtttgtttacaaaatTCAGCGCGAATTTCGCAACCAAAAATATAGTGCAAATACTGCCAATGAAATATACTTTAGAGGGCAGCAATGCGAGGGGTACCAAATGAAAAGCTGTAAAACTTATTCGTAACTAACTTAATTCCCTTTTTAGTCATCGCCAAAGCCGTACAATCTCTGTCCAAGGTGGGCAAGGAAATGTTCATCGAGATAGACCAGCAATCCTTGCAAATGCGGGCCATAAATGCGACCCAATCCGCAGTGGGCAGCATATCTTTTAAAAGATCCATGTTCGAAGTGTATGACATGCCGCCGCACTCAGATTTCTACTGCAAGATCTCTATGAAGGGATGTTTGGCCGTGTTCCGCAACATGAATGAGGTGAGTTTAAAGGTACGCCACACTGGAATTAGTTATGAAGAAGAATATGTTCCAGGTGGAGTACTGCGAACTTAACTTGCTGGACAACCAGACTAACCTGCAGGTTAATCTCCGCTGTAAGCTGGAGACCACGAAGGAGGCCACCATTTCCATTATAGACGACCAGAACATTAACACAAACATAAACACCGATCAGATGCCGAATATGTGAGTTTGGTTCTAGATATTGAACTTTGGATTAATCGTGTTCGgcataattattaaaaatcgATCTCCTTAATATACATTGACCCCTTGTTTCGTTATATTACGCAGATGTGTGCCTTTTTGcataatgtttttttttcgaaaacttCCCTTAACTAAGTCATAAGCTAATACTTAAAGCATGCATCGCGAAATTTCGTATAATTACCTTATCTGCCCTTTCAGAATCCGCGGCGATCACAAGCTGTTGACAGATATCTCGAACAACTTTAACTCCTCGGAGGAGGAACTAACTTTGGAAGCAAATTTGGGCAGTGTGGTAGCCAAAAACTACATAGAAGGCGCCCGAGTGAATGATAAGTTCATGCGCACGCAACTGAAACTTAAGCCCAGTGAATTTGAGCAGTACCAGGTAACGAAGGAAACGGTCATTACATTCTGCATTAAGGAATTCCGAGCATTTCTTCTCTTCGCCGAGTGCTTAAATGCTTCGCTGATACTGGAGTTCGACGAAGCAGGCATGCCTTTTCTGCTCAAAATTAAGAAGCACGGCGAGATCGAATGCTTGCTGATAATGTCCACGCTATCCCCCGATGATATAAGCTTCTCGGAAGAGTATTGTCAAAAGGATCTGACAGTGCAGGATGAGGACGTACGAGCGGCAGCTTCGAAGAGGAAGAGCAGCGCTCCGGGCCCGAATGTAACCAACAAACGCAAAGGCAGCTCTTCAGAACCGTCTGCAGTGCAGCCGAAACGTCGAGTGGAGGAGACCCAATTAGAATCAAGCCTAGATAATCCCCTGTTCCTATTCCGGGACTCGGAGGCGCCATCTGTCCAGCAGCCTCGTATCCTTGCCGAGGTAGACACCGTTGTTTTAATTGAAGACGAGGCGGAACAAGAGGCTCTTATGTTAGCAGCCGCGGATGCTGCGTTGGAGGCCAGCATAGCACACTCTTCAGGACCACCAAACAGCACAGAGGTTTGCTTTATCAACACAGACGACTCTCAGCAACCTAAACCGCCAGAAAGCTCCTCCGATGAGGATGAAACAATACCGCAGTCACCTGAGCGCCCTAACAAGGTGCGAACTATCTTCTCACGGTGCTTTCAGAGCACCTACGTTCCGCGGGAGCCATCACCCAACACTCAGTGCTATGCGCCTAATTCCGATACAGAGGATTAGCCTAGATTTGATCGTTTATCAGCAAATACAGCATATGTCTATGTCAGGTTGCCTTATGAATGTTTATGTGCGGGAGGAAGTTGCTGGTAATCACGGCAGCCACCCTGGTTTGCAGGTCCTGCGCGTTCTTCTGGGCCTGCTGGAGAGATGTGTGGGCCGACTGAAGACTAAGCTGGGACTTGATAAGCATTTGATCAGTGGTTACGAGCTGCTTTGAGGCATTCAACACAAAGCTGCGTGTGAAAGCGGTAAGAGATCTCCAAATGGCAATGTTGTTTTCAACTGGAAAAGAGCATTACATTGCAATGTTTGTGGACACAGGATTGGTGACTTACTTAGCTTCCGCTGGAGCAGATTATTCCGGTAAATGGAGGCCGTGCTGTTGACCTGGTTGCTGCTTCGACGTTGCTCGTAAATGTCTTCATCATCCTCTTCTTCGGATGCTTCGCCCGAAACTTCTGCAGCAAAAATCTGTCACAAAATGGTTATATCATAGGAATGCTAATTATATACAATATCCTCAATAACCTTATTCTTGTCCTGCAGTTCCTCATCAGATTCAGAGGCTTCACCGCTCACCAAATCAGCCATCATATAGCTAAtcaaatacttttgtaaacaattattatttacaGCTCTTACGGTGCTGCCAGATCAGTTAAAACAGCAAGCTGTTGCTCACATCTACATATGTTAACAGATCCGTTGGACTACACtcacaaaaattaattatagtaACATTTAAACGATAAAAATAGGAAACAATGAATTCATTTCCCCACACGTTTAAAATCGTTTCTGAGATGTGTGTGCTAATTTGAGCGGCAACCCCGTAAGTGCAACCGCTATTAAGCAATTTTCCCAAAGTTTAAAAGAAGATTATATTTTAAGTAGTGCAAccatacatttttaaagaatttatttagGACTTTGAAGATTAATCAGAAAAGAGTGCACGAACATTTTTACATAAAAAGGAACATTATTTACTGGAAATATTTCTGCAGAGCTCCCGTTTCAAACATCCTTTTTATGTCGGTACCACCGCCAATGAATTTGCCATCGATAAAGACGCGGGGAACCTACAAAAATATCAAGATATAATGACCAAgctttaaaatatgaaatatttagtGCACCCACCGTTCTGGCACCAGTAATCTCGCCCAGAACTGCCTGAATTTCGTTGCCATCGGGATTTCCATCGAGTTCTATTATGGTGGCGTCCACATTGAGCTTTTTGAAGGGCTGAAACGCAAAGATGTGAGCACGATTGGTGACTTTTCAAGGTCTAGTTACTCACTTCTTTGGCCATCGTGCAGTAGGGACAGTAGGTCTTGCTGAATATTACAACTTTATTGCTGGCAATGGTGTTTTCAACGAACTTTGCCTGCTTGGTAGACATATCGACTATTGGGGATCTCAAAGCGGATCCAACTGCGCCCATAAGCTCGAAATCCAGGAATGGGTACGGAAACTTGGGGGGCAATGCGGGGAGCAATAAAAGCTGCGACAGGTGTAAGCTGTGGAGAATTATCTCTAATTTACTCAGTTTTAATCACTGATTAGCAATCAGCTGTTGTGGCTCTCGTCGGAGTTGCCACGCTGTGAAATTACCATCTCGTAATCATAAACATGTTGAATACTTAATTATTTCCATGTATTTATGCAAAGTATATGGTATCTAGTGTTATGTGCACATAAAAAGACAAAATTGACTATTGCAAAAACAATAGTTATTAAACTCTGTCAAAACATTCAGTGACGCTGCCACATCAACGAATTTCGTAAAAACTAGGGGTATTCTTGAAATATCGCTTTTACTTTGACTTCATTATTAACAATATAATAATCCGAGATGGTACAGAAATTTGTAAATTACTTTAACAAAGTGTAGATGTTAAAATACTTTGGCATAGATAATTAACACTAGTATGTCCGATTCCCTTTAATATTATAGTTTAAAGATTAAATGCAGTTAGAAAATAACGTGAAAAATTCAAGTTAATTTCCAGGAGttccattaaaaatattttaataattacacTGCTTATTGCACTTTAAGGCACAAATTGTAGTCTTTTGCAAGATAAGCAAACAACGGAGTTAACCATTCAGAAATTGCTCCAAAGCATCCTTTGTTTCCACTTCGCTGGCTTCAAGGACGACTTCCTCCAGAGCCAACTTGTTGCTGGTGGTTtgaatttctaaaaataaaataattaacttCCTCATGTCATGTTATGTTATCAGACTAACTTGTCAGCTGGCCGTGCTGTTTGTACTCCTCCATATCTTCTCGGAAGGCGTCGTCGAAGACAGCCTGTCGTTCCCTCTGTAGCTTCAGTAGGGTCTGCTCCTGATCTTTGATTTTGGATTGGTGTTTCTGGGCAATTTGCTGGCGAAACTGCTCCAGTTCGTTTAGTTTCTTTTGCTTGTGTCTGGAAAGCTGAAACTGCTGCTCGAGGATGAACTCTTGTAGCTCGCACTCCTCGCATAGATCTTCCAGCTTCTCCAACTCAACCTCTAATTGCTGACCCATTTCCTCTAGGGAATTAAGGACCTGTGAGCTCGCCTGCAATTGAGCGATCAACGTGGGAATCCCCGCCAGACTGTTGTTCAGCTCACTAATGATCCTACGCTGATGGCTGGCCTTGTTTTGGATTCCGGAGATTTGGCAAGCAATCTTTGCAGCCTTCTCAGCGTTCTCTTCGTTGGCGCCATGGATCTGCTGCCAATCGTCCTCATATTTGGCCAGCAAACTGCAACCCGCT from Drosophila yakuba strain Tai18E2 chromosome 3L, Prin_Dyak_Tai18E2_2.1, whole genome shotgun sequence carries:
- the LOC6535026 gene encoding long-chain-fatty-acid--CoA ligase 5 isoform X3 produces the protein MSCCGQITSIRVPIELSNQSDVLKGPEQIHVSKFYKESKNGKFVSYITENVRTLYQTFREGAYASNNGPCLGWRETLTSPYQWINYDEALLRAKNFGAGMLALGARPKQLIGIYSQNRPEWILYEQGCYSFSLVVVPLYDTLGPDACAFIIRQTDMQVVIVEDDGKAAMLLEKAPRSLKIIVSIKPIRQTTLERARSRGIQIFSFIDVEKLGAKGNHPEVPPTAEDLCTVCYTSGTTGNPKGVMLTHGNVVAGVCSVILQMGDHRIRAGDVMVSFLPLAHMFERCCENGMYYVGGCVGFYSGDIKELTNDLKMLKPTVMPAVPRLLNRVYDKIQNDISASGLKRGLFNMAMRAKEKEIARGVLRRNGCWDKLVFKKVHQAFGGNLRLMVVGSAPLAGNVLTFMRCALGCLVLEGYGQTECTGAITLTVQGDHVPNHVGPPVSCNAVKLVDVPEMEYFANQNTGEVCVRGSNVFHGYYKDPEKTAEAIDSEGWHHTGDVGMWLPNGTLRIIDRRKHIFKLSQGEYIVPEKIENIYTLSQYVNQVYVYGESLKSCIIAVVVPDTDVLKQWATENNVRGTLSVLCNNKNVKELIMNDMLNWGKQSGLKSFEQVKDIYLHPDPFSVQNGLLTPTFKAKRPQLKSYFKPQLEDMYKHLD
- the LOC6535026 gene encoding long-chain-fatty-acid--CoA ligase 5 isoform X2, whose protein sequence is MSCCGQITSIRVPIELSNQSDVLKIIYDHRQDIHHRGPEQIHVSKFYKESKNGKFVSYITENVRTLYQTFREGAYASNNGPCLGWRETLTSPYQWINYDEALLRAKNFGAGMLALGARPKQLIGIYSQNRPEWILYEQGCYSFSLVVVPLYDTLGPDACAFIIRQTDMQVVIVEDDGKAAMLLEKAPRSLKIIVSIKPIRQTTLERARSRGIQIFSFIDVEKLGAKGNHPEVPPTAEDLCTVCYTSGTTGNPKGVMLTHGNVVAGVCSVILQMGDHRIRAGDVMVSFLPLAHMFERCCENGMYYVGGCVGFYSGDIKELTNDLKMLKPTVMPAVPRLLNRVYDKIQNDISASGLKRGLFNMAMRAKEKEIARGVLRRNGCWDKLVFKKVHQAFGGNLRLMVVGSAPLAGNVLTFMRCALGCLVLEGYGQTECTGAITLTVQGDHVPNHVGPPVSCNAVKLVDVPEMEYFANQNTGEVCVRGSNVFHGYYKDPEKTAEAIDSEGWHHTGDVGMWLPNGTLRIIDRRKHIFKLSQGEYIVPEKIENIYTLSQYVNQVYVYGESLKSCIIAVVVPDTDVLKQWATENNVRGTLSVLCNNKNVKELIMNDMLNWGKQSGLKSFEQVKDIYLHPDPFSVQNGLLTPTFKAKRPQLKSYFKPQLEDMYKHLD
- the LOC6535026 gene encoding long-chain-fatty-acid--CoA ligase 5 isoform X1; the encoded protein is MTPEKSVMAYVNHLIVSNFSYFWDEIDGYLYYLGGTLGTLTLGSLAASVAYYFATRPVPERPLVPLENQSPLLEGPEQIHVSKFYKESKNGKFVSYITENVRTLYQTFREGAYASNNGPCLGWRETLTSPYQWINYDEALLRAKNFGAGMLALGARPKQLIGIYSQNRPEWILYEQGCYSFSLVVVPLYDTLGPDACAFIIRQTDMQVVIVEDDGKAAMLLEKAPRSLKIIVSIKPIRQTTLERARSRGIQIFSFIDVEKLGAKGNHPEVPPTAEDLCTVCYTSGTTGNPKGVMLTHGNVVAGVCSVILQMGDHRIRAGDVMVSFLPLAHMFERCCENGMYYVGGCVGFYSGDIKELTNDLKMLKPTVMPAVPRLLNRVYDKIQNDISASGLKRGLFNMAMRAKEKEIARGVLRRNGCWDKLVFKKVHQAFGGNLRLMVVGSAPLAGNVLTFMRCALGCLVLEGYGQTECTGAITLTVQGDHVPNHVGPPVSCNAVKLVDVPEMEYFANQNTGEVCVRGSNVFHGYYKDPEKTAEAIDSEGWHHTGDVGMWLPNGTLRIIDRRKHIFKLSQGEYIVPEKIENIYTLSQYVNQVYVYGESLKSCIIAVVVPDTDVLKQWATENNVRGTLSVLCNNKNVKELIMNDMLNWGKQSGLKSFEQVKDIYLHPDPFSVQNGLLTPTFKAKRPQLKSYFKPQLEDMYKHLD